Proteins co-encoded in one Pelodiscus sinensis isolate JC-2024 chromosome 7, ASM4963464v1, whole genome shotgun sequence genomic window:
- the LOC102463243 gene encoding uncharacterized protein LOC102463243 isoform X4 yields MVDSAPRSQSQQNGVEQIEPHGTLVGRSKEEMSSSCAEAKACKDPHRPERSFSGCLDLTSHEKINVGKRPYACSECGKNFSQSSTLLTHQRVHTGERPYTCSECGKSFSHGSALITHRRIHTGETPYACPECRKHFNHSSNLIKHRRIHTGETPYACSECGKRFSRRSALTTHQRTHTGETPYSCSECRKSFSESSDLIRHWIIHTGEKPYTCPECGKSFNHSSNLITHRRIHTGETPYTCPECGKRFTQSSHLITHRRVHTGERPYMCSECGRSFCRSSNLITHQRIHVGKTLCSCSECGKSFSRRSALISHQRIHRGATNYTCSECGKSFNRSSHLIMHRRIHTGEKPYTCAECGKSFNRNSNLITHQRVHTGETPYTCSECGKSFSQSSTLITHQRIHTGERPFTCPECGKSFSQSSTFIKHKRIHTSKPYTCLECGKRFSQSSTLITHQRIHTGERPYTCSECGKSFNRSSHLITHRRIHTGDRPYTCSECGKRFSQNSNLVTHRRVHTGEAPYTCSECGKRFSHGSSLITHRRIHTKEMPYTCPECGKRFNHNSHLTIHQRIHTGETPYACSECGKCFSRRSALTTHQRTHTGETPYSCSECRKSFSESSDLIRHWIIHTGEKPYTCPECGKSFNHSSNLITHRRIHTGETPYTCPECGKRFTQSSHLITHRRVHTGERPYMCSECGRSFSHCSNLFTHQRIHTGETPYTCSECRKSFNESSDLIKHWRIHTGEKPYTCPECGKSFNYSSNLIKHQRIHTGETPYACSECGKRFSQSSHLITHRRVHTGERPYMCSECGKSFNRSSNLITHQRIHVGKTLCSCSECGKSFSRRSALISHQRIHRGATNYTCPECGKSFNKSSTFIKHRRIHPGK; encoded by the exons ATGGTGGATTCTGCTCCTCGTTCCCAATCACAGCAGAATGGTGTTGAGCAAATAGAACCACATGGGACATTAGTGGGAAGATCCAAGGAGGAAATGTCTTCAAGTTGTGCGGAAGCAAAAGCCTGTAAGGATCCGCACAGGCCTGAGAGAAGTTTCAGTGGCTGCTTAGACCTTACTAGCCATGAAAAAATTAATGTGGGAAAAAGACCTTATGcatgctctgagtgtgggaaaaactTTAGCCAGAGTTCAACCCTCCTCACACATCAGAGAGTTCACACTGGAGAGAGACCATACACATGTTCTGAATGCGGTAAGAGTTTCAGTCATGGCTCAGCCCTGATCACGCATCGGAGAATCCACACTGGAGAGACACCCTACGCATGCCCTGAGTGCAGGAAACACTTCAATCACAGCTCAAACCTCATCAAACATCGGAGAATCCACACCGGAGAGACCCCCTACGcatgctctgagtgtgggaaacgCTTCTCTCGGAGATCTGCTCTTACCAcacatcagagaacccacacggGTGAGACACCCTACTCGTGCTCCGAGTGCAGaaaaagcttcagtgagagttCAGACCTTATTAGGCATTGGATaatccacacgggagagaaaccctacaCCTGCcccgagtgtgggaaaagcttcaaccACAGCTCAAACCTGATCACCCATCGGCGAATCCACACTGGGGAGACGCCCTACACCTGCCCGGAGTGCGGGAAACGCTTCACCCAGAGCTCCCACCTTATCACCCACCGGAGAGTGCACACAGGAGAGCGACCCTACATGTGCTCTGAGTGCGGGAGAAGCTTCTGTCGAAGCTCAAACCTCATCACGCATCAAAGAATCCATGTAGGCAAGACGCTCTGCtcctgctctgagtgtgggaaaagcttcagtcgtcGCTCAGCCCTCATCAGTCATCAGCGAATCCACAGGGGAGCCACCAACTACACCTGCTCTgagtgcgggaaaagcttcaaccGGAGCTCACACCTCATCATGCATcgaagaatccacacaggagagaaaccctacacctgtgccgagtgtgggaaaagcttcaatcggAACTCAAACCTGATCACACATCAGAGGGTCCACACTGGAGAGACACCCTATACGTGCtccgagtgtgggaaaagctttagtcaGAGCTCTACCCTCATCACACACCAGAGGATCCACACGGGCGAGAGACCCTTCACGTGCCCGGAATGCGGGAAGAGTTTTAGTCAGAGCTCAACATTTATCAAACATAAGAGAATCCACACAAGCAA ACCCTACACTTGCCTTGAGTGTGGGAAACGCTTTAGTCAGAGCTCAACCCTCATcacacatcagagaatccacactggagagagaCCGTACACGTGTTCTgagtgcgggaaaagcttcaatcgGAGTTCACACCTCATCACACAtcggagaatccacacaggagaccGACCCTATAcgtgctctgagtgtgggaaacgCTTCAGCCAGAATTCAAACCTCGTCACACATcggagagttcacacgggagaggCGCCTTACACATGTTCTGAGTGCGGGAAGCGCTTCAGTCATGGCTCATCCCTGATCACGCATCGGAGAATCCACACTAAAGAGATGCCCTACACGTGCCCTGAGTGCGGGAAACGCTTCAATCACAACTCGCACCTCACCatacatcagagaatccacaccgGAGAGACCCCCTACGcatgctctgagtgtgggaaatgCTTCTCTCGGAGATCTGCTCTTACCAcacatcagagaacccacacggGTGAGACACCCTACTCGTGCTCCGAGTGCAGaaaaagcttcagtgagagttCAGACCTTATTAGGCATTGGATaatccacacgggagagaaaccctacaCCTGCcccgagtgtgggaaaagcttcaaccACAGCTCAAACCTGATCACCCATCGGCGAATCCACACTGGGGAGACGCCCTACACCTGCCCGGAGTGCGGGAAACGCTTCACCCAGAGCTCCCACCTTATCACCCACCGGAGAGTGCACACAGGAGAGCGACCCTACATGTGCTCTGAGTGCGGGAGAAGCTTCAGTCACTGCTCCAACCTTTTCacgcatcagagaatccacacaggagagacgCCCTACACATGCTCCGAGTGCAGGAAAAGCTTCAACGAGAGTTCAGACCTCATTAAGCACTGGCGaatccacacgggagagaaaccctacaCCTGCCctgaatgtgggaaaagcttcaactACAGCTCAAACCTGATCAAACATCAGCGAATCCACACTGGGGAGACGCCCTACGcgtgctctgagtgtgggaaacgCTTCAGCCAGAGCTCCCACCTTATCACCCAccggagagtccacacaggagagcgaCCCTACATGTGCTCTGAGTGCGGGAAAAGTTTCAATCGGAGCTCAAACCTTATCACGCATCAGCGAATCCATGTAGGCAAGACGCTCTGCtcctgctctgagtgtgggaaaagcttcagtcgtcGCTCAGCCCTCATCAGTCATCAGCGAATCCACAGGGGAGCCACCAACTACACCTGCCCTGAATGTGGGAAAAGTTTTAATAAGAGCTCAACTTTTATCAAGCATAGGAGAATCCACCCAGGCAAGTAA
- the LOC102463243 gene encoding uncharacterized protein LOC102463243 isoform X3, whose protein sequence is MVDSAPRSQSQQNGVEQIEPHGTLVGRSKEEMSSSCAEAKACKDPHRPERSFSGCLDLTSHEKINVGKRPYACSECGKNFSQSSTLLTHQRVHTGERPYTCSECGKSFSHGSALITHRRIHTGETPYACPECRKHFNHSSNLIKHRRIHTGETPYACSECGKRFSRRSALTTHQRTHTGETPYSCSECRKSFSESSDLIRHWIIHTGEKPYTCPECGKSFNHSSNLITHRRIHTGETPYTCPECGKRFTQSSHLITHRRVHTGERPYMCSECGRSFCRSSNLITHQRIHVGKTLCSCSECGKSFSRRSALISHQRIHRGATNYTCSECGKSFNRSSHLIMHRRIHTGEKPYTCAECGKSFNRNSNLITHQRVHTGETPYTCSECGKSFSQSSTLITHQRIHTGERPFTCPECGKSFSQSSTFIKHKRIHTSK, encoded by the coding sequence ATGGTGGATTCTGCTCCTCGTTCCCAATCACAGCAGAATGGTGTTGAGCAAATAGAACCACATGGGACATTAGTGGGAAGATCCAAGGAGGAAATGTCTTCAAGTTGTGCGGAAGCAAAAGCCTGTAAGGATCCGCACAGGCCTGAGAGAAGTTTCAGTGGCTGCTTAGACCTTACTAGCCATGAAAAAATTAATGTGGGAAAAAGACCTTATGcatgctctgagtgtgggaaaaactTTAGCCAGAGTTCAACCCTCCTCACACATCAGAGAGTTCACACTGGAGAGAGACCATACACATGTTCTGAATGCGGTAAGAGTTTCAGTCATGGCTCAGCCCTGATCACGCATCGGAGAATCCACACTGGAGAGACACCCTACGCATGCCCTGAGTGCAGGAAACACTTCAATCACAGCTCAAACCTCATCAAACATCGGAGAATCCACACCGGAGAGACCCCCTACGcatgctctgagtgtgggaaacgCTTCTCTCGGAGATCTGCTCTTACCAcacatcagagaacccacacggGTGAGACACCCTACTCGTGCTCCGAGTGCAGaaaaagcttcagtgagagttCAGACCTTATTAGGCATTGGATaatccacacgggagagaaaccctacaCCTGCcccgagtgtgggaaaagcttcaaccACAGCTCAAACCTGATCACCCATCGGCGAATCCACACTGGGGAGACGCCCTACACCTGCCCGGAGTGCGGGAAACGCTTCACCCAGAGCTCCCACCTTATCACCCACCGGAGAGTGCACACAGGAGAGCGACCCTACATGTGCTCTGAGTGCGGGAGAAGCTTCTGTCGAAGCTCAAACCTCATCACGCATCAAAGAATCCATGTAGGCAAGACGCTCTGCtcctgctctgagtgtgggaaaagcttcagtcgtcGCTCAGCCCTCATCAGTCATCAGCGAATCCACAGGGGAGCCACCAACTACACCTGCTCTgagtgcgggaaaagcttcaaccGGAGCTCACACCTCATCATGCATcgaagaatccacacaggagagaaaccctacacctgtgccgagtgtgggaaaagcttcaatcggAACTCAAACCTGATCACACATCAGAGGGTCCACACTGGAGAGACACCCTATACGTGCtccgagtgtgggaaaagctttagtcaGAGCTCTACCCTCATCACACACCAGAGGATCCACACGGGCGAGAGACCCTTCACGTGCCCGGAATGCGGGAAGAGTTTTAGTCAGAGCTCAACATTTATCAAACATAAGAGAATCCACACAAGCAAGTAA
- the LOC102463243 gene encoding uncharacterized protein LOC102463243 isoform X1: MRHLPCFLWIMGSPCKEPPRPAAATTNAFLPSTAGALYPDSPSVLAGVGMVSGNKENPQQEDAEQIEPDGALAGRSQGKASWSCAEAKACESQARPEETFNSGSDLTGQERMNREARPYTCLECGKRFSQSSTLITHQRIHTGERPYTCSECGKSFNRSSHLITHRRIHTGDRPYTCSECGKRFSQNSNLVTHRRVHTGEAPYTCSECGKRFSHGSSLITHRRIHTKEMPYTCPECGKRFNHNSHLTIHQRIHTGETPYACSECGKCFSRRSALTTHQRTHTGETPYSCSECRKSFSESSDLIRHWIIHTGEKPYTCPECGKSFNHSSNLITHRRIHTGETPYTCPECGKRFTQSSHLITHRRVHTGERPYMCSECGRSFSHCSNLFTHQRIHTGETPYTCSECRKSFNESSDLIKHWRIHTGEKPYTCPECGKSFNYSSNLIKHQRIHTGETPYACSECGKRFSQSSHLITHRRVHTGERPYMCSECGKSFNRSSNLITHQRIHVGKTLCSCSECGKSFSRRSALISHQRIHRGATNYTCPECGKSFNKSSTFIKHRRIHPGC; encoded by the exons ATGAGACACCTTCCCTGCTTCCTGTGGATCATGGGATCCCCCTGTAAGGAGCCACCAAGGCCAGCTGCAGCCACCACAAACGCCTTTCTCCCCAGCACAGCGGGTGCCCTATACCCGGATTCTCCCTCTGTCCTCGCAGGAGTCGGGATGGTGAGTGGGAACAAGGAGAATCCACAGCAGGAAGATGCTGAGCAAATAGAACCAGATGGGGCATTAGCAGGAAGATCCCAAGGGAAAGCGTCCTGGAGCTGTGCAGAGGCAAAAGCCTGTGAGAGTCAGGCCAGGCCAGAGGAAACCTTCAATAGCGGCTCCGACCTTACTGGACAAGAAAGAATGAACAGGGAAGCGAGACCCTACACTTGCCTTGAGTGTGGGAAACGCTTTAGTCAGAGCTCAACCCTCATcacacatcagagaatccacactggagagagaCCGTACACGTGTTCTgagtgcgggaaaagcttcaatcgGAGTTCACACCTCATCACACAtcggagaatccacacaggagaccGACCCTATAcgtgctctgagtgtgggaaacgCTTCAGCCAGAATTCAAACCTCGTCACACATcggagagttcacacgggagaggCGCCTTACACATGTTCTGAGTGCGGGAAGCGCTTCAGTCATGGCTCATCCCTGATCACGCATCGGAGAATCCACACTAAAGAGATGCCCTACACGTGCCCTGAGTGCGGGAAACGCTTCAATCACAACTCGCACCTCACCatacatcagagaatccacaccgGAGAGACCCCCTACGcatgctctgagtgtgggaaatgCTTCTCTCGGAGATCTGCTCTTACCAcacatcagagaacccacacggGTGAGACACCCTACTCGTGCTCCGAGTGCAGaaaaagcttcagtgagagttCAGACCTTATTAGGCATTGGATaatccacacgggagagaaaccctacaCCTGCcccgagtgtgggaaaagcttcaaccACAGCTCAAACCTGATCACCCATCGGCGAATCCACACTGGGGAGACGCCCTACACCTGCCCGGAGTGCGGGAAACGCTTCACCCAGAGCTCCCACCTTATCACCCACCGGAGAGTGCACACAGGAGAGCGACCCTACATGTGCTCTGAGTGCGGGAGAAGCTTCAGTCACTGCTCCAACCTTTTCacgcatcagagaatccacacaggagagacgCCCTACACATGCTCCGAGTGCAGGAAAAGCTTCAACGAGAGTTCAGACCTCATTAAGCACTGGCGaatccacacgggagagaaaccctacaCCTGCCctgaatgtgggaaaagcttcaactACAGCTCAAACCTGATCAAACATCAGCGAATCCACACTGGGGAGACGCCCTACGcgtgctctgagtgtgggaaacgCTTCAGCCAGAGCTCCCACCTTATCACCCAccggagagtccacacaggagagcgaCCCTACATGTGCTCTGAGTGCGGGAAAAGTTTCAATCGGAGCTCAAACCTTATCACGCATCAGCGAATCCATGTAGGCAAGACGCTCTGCtcctgctctgagtgtgggaaaagcttcagtcgtcGCTCAGCCCTCATCAGTCATCAGCGAATCCACAGGGGAGCCACCAACTACACCTGCCCTGAATGTGGGAAAAGTTTTAATAAGAGCTCAACTTTTATCAAGCATAGGAGAATCCACCCAG GCTGCTGA
- the LOC102463243 gene encoding uncharacterized protein LOC102463243 isoform X2, with product MVSGNKENPQQEDAEQIEPDGALAGRSQGKASWSCAEAKACESQARPEETFNSGSDLTGQERMNREARPYTCLECGKRFSQSSTLITHQRIHTGERPYTCSECGKSFNRSSHLITHRRIHTGDRPYTCSECGKRFSQNSNLVTHRRVHTGEAPYTCSECGKRFSHGSSLITHRRIHTKEMPYTCPECGKRFNHNSHLTIHQRIHTGETPYACSECGKCFSRRSALTTHQRTHTGETPYSCSECRKSFSESSDLIRHWIIHTGEKPYTCPECGKSFNHSSNLITHRRIHTGETPYTCPECGKRFTQSSHLITHRRVHTGERPYMCSECGRSFSHCSNLFTHQRIHTGETPYTCSECRKSFNESSDLIKHWRIHTGEKPYTCPECGKSFNYSSNLIKHQRIHTGETPYACSECGKRFSQSSHLITHRRVHTGERPYMCSECGKSFNRSSNLITHQRIHVGKTLCSCSECGKSFSRRSALISHQRIHRGATNYTCPECGKSFNKSSTFIKHRRIHPGK from the coding sequence ATGGTGAGTGGGAACAAGGAGAATCCACAGCAGGAAGATGCTGAGCAAATAGAACCAGATGGGGCATTAGCAGGAAGATCCCAAGGGAAAGCGTCCTGGAGCTGTGCAGAGGCAAAAGCCTGTGAGAGTCAGGCCAGGCCAGAGGAAACCTTCAATAGCGGCTCCGACCTTACTGGACAAGAAAGAATGAACAGGGAAGCGAGACCCTACACTTGCCTTGAGTGTGGGAAACGCTTTAGTCAGAGCTCAACCCTCATcacacatcagagaatccacactggagagagaCCGTACACGTGTTCTgagtgcgggaaaagcttcaatcgGAGTTCACACCTCATCACACAtcggagaatccacacaggagaccGACCCTATAcgtgctctgagtgtgggaaacgCTTCAGCCAGAATTCAAACCTCGTCACACATcggagagttcacacgggagaggCGCCTTACACATGTTCTGAGTGCGGGAAGCGCTTCAGTCATGGCTCATCCCTGATCACGCATCGGAGAATCCACACTAAAGAGATGCCCTACACGTGCCCTGAGTGCGGGAAACGCTTCAATCACAACTCGCACCTCACCatacatcagagaatccacaccgGAGAGACCCCCTACGcatgctctgagtgtgggaaatgCTTCTCTCGGAGATCTGCTCTTACCAcacatcagagaacccacacggGTGAGACACCCTACTCGTGCTCCGAGTGCAGaaaaagcttcagtgagagttCAGACCTTATTAGGCATTGGATaatccacacgggagagaaaccctacaCCTGCcccgagtgtgggaaaagcttcaaccACAGCTCAAACCTGATCACCCATCGGCGAATCCACACTGGGGAGACGCCCTACACCTGCCCGGAGTGCGGGAAACGCTTCACCCAGAGCTCCCACCTTATCACCCACCGGAGAGTGCACACAGGAGAGCGACCCTACATGTGCTCTGAGTGCGGGAGAAGCTTCAGTCACTGCTCCAACCTTTTCacgcatcagagaatccacacaggagagacgCCCTACACATGCTCCGAGTGCAGGAAAAGCTTCAACGAGAGTTCAGACCTCATTAAGCACTGGCGaatccacacgggagagaaaccctacaCCTGCCctgaatgtgggaaaagcttcaactACAGCTCAAACCTGATCAAACATCAGCGAATCCACACTGGGGAGACGCCCTACGcgtgctctgagtgtgggaaacgCTTCAGCCAGAGCTCCCACCTTATCACCCAccggagagtccacacaggagagcgaCCCTACATGTGCTCTGAGTGCGGGAAAAGTTTCAATCGGAGCTCAAACCTTATCACGCATCAGCGAATCCATGTAGGCAAGACGCTCTGCtcctgctctgagtgtgggaaaagcttcagtcgtcGCTCAGCCCTCATCAGTCATCAGCGAATCCACAGGGGAGCCACCAACTACACCTGCCCTGAATGTGGGAAAAGTTTTAATAAGAGCTCAACTTTTATCAAGCATAGGAGAATCCACCCAGGCAAGTAA
- the SLC19A1 gene encoding reduced folate transporter has product MSAEEEGSGKPPPEPAEDQRWMFLLCYLCFYGFMTQIRPGESFITPYLLGADKNFTREEVTNEITPVLSYSYMAVLVPVFLLTDYLRYKPVLVLQSLSHISVWLLLIFGTSILAMQFMEFFYGVTMAARVAYSSYIFSLVTPARYQRVASYSRAAVLLGVFTSSVLGQLCLSVGGVSFMTLNYVSLGFMLLGLGLTLFLAKPRRSLFFNRSAGAPPPELDKMQPAPPPAARWHGWALVRMLRELGPMARLPQLRLWSLWWIFNSAGYYLMLYYVQLLWEEIHPAVDKSKVYNGGVDAASTLLGAITAFAAGYVRIRWARWSALVIGGVTAFQAGLLLLMSTTSSIWLCYVAYIFFRGSYQFLVPLAIFQIAASLSKELCALVFGLNTFFATVLKSLITIVVADKRGLGLAVRPQFYVYAAYFALLAAVYLGLAVCVAIMHRRRQAPQEPVLAKELCSLAEEVPGQERSSEPGSVRV; this is encoded by the exons ATGTCtgcggaggaggagggctctgggaAGCCCCCCCCGGAGCCAGCTGAGGACCAGCGCTGGATGTTCCTCCTCTGCTACCTCTGCTTCTACGGCTTCATGACCCAGATCCGACCCGGGGAGAGCTTCATCACCCCCTACCTGCTGGGAGCCGACAAGAATTTCACAAGGGAGGAG GTCACCAATGAGATCACGCCGGTGCTGTCCTACTCCTACATGGCCGTGCTGGTGCCTGTCTTCCTGCTGACTGACTACCTGCGCTACAAGCCCGTGCTGGTGCTGCAGAGCCTCAGCCACATCTCTGTGTGGCTCCTGCTCATCTTCGGCACCAGCATCCTGGCCATGCAGTTCATGGAGTTCTTCTACGGCGTCACCATGGCGGCCCGCGTGGCCTACTCCTCCTACATCTTCTCCCTGGTCACCCCCGCCCGCTACCAGCGCGTGGCCAGCTACTCCCGCGCCGCCGTGCTCCTGGGCGTCTTCACCAGCTCcgtgctgggccagctctgcctctCCGTGGGCGGGGTGTCCTTCATGACGCTCAACTACGTCTCTCTGGGCTTCATGCTCCTGGGCCTCGGCCTCACGCTCTTCCTGGCGAAGCCACGGCGCAGCCTCTTCTTCAACCGCAGCGCcggcgccccgcccccggagCTGGACAAGATGCAgccggcgccccccccggccgcccgctGGCACGGCTGGGCCCTGGTCCGCATGCTGCGGGAGCTCGGCCCCATGGCCCGGCTGCCCCAGCTGCGCCTCTGGTCCCTCTGGTGGATCTTCAACTCCGCCGGCTACTACCTGATGCTCTACTACGTGCAGCTGCTGTGGGAAGAGATCCACCCGGCCGTGGACAAGAGCAAGGTCTACAACGGGGGCGTGGACGCCGCCTCCACGCTGCTGG GGGCCATCACGGCCTTCGCGGCGGGCTACGTGAGGATCCGCTGGGCGCGCTGGTCGGCGCTGGTGATCGGCGGCGTGACGGCCTTCCAggccgggctgctgctgctgatgagCACCACCTCCAGCATCTGGCTGTGCTACGTCGCCTACATCTTCTTCCGCGGCTCCTACCAGTTCCTGGTGCCCCTTGCCAT TTTCCAGATCGCTGCCTCCCTCTCCAAAGAGCTGTGCGCCCTGGTCTTCGGCCTGAACACCTTCTTCGCCACCGTGCTCAAGAGCCTCATCACCATCGTTGTGGCGGACAAGCGGGGCTTGGGCCTGGCCGTGCGGCCGCAG TTCTACGTCTACGCTGCCTACTTTGCGCTGTTGGCGGCGGTGTACCTGGGCTTGGCCGTGTGCGTGGCCATCATGCACCGCCGGCGCCAGGCGCCCCAGGAGCCGGTGTTGGCCAAGGAGCTGTGCAGCCTGGCTGAAGAGGTGCCGGGGCAGGAGAGGAGCTCGGAGCCAGGGAGTGTGCGCGTCTAA